The following is a genomic window from Dermatophilaceae bacterium Soc4.6.
CGAGCCCGAAGGACGACGAGTAGTGCGTGATCACCGTGACCGCGGCCGCGTCGGCGACGCGGTCGTAGAGCTCGGTGTCGTCGGCCACGAGACCTCCGGTCGGCTGGGCATGGAAGATGACCGAGGTCGTCCTCGGCCCTTCGATTTTGTCACGGCGGACGATCGCCGGTCTCGCCGGACCGGTTACAGTCACGCGGGTGTCCGGGCAGCCGCTGAGCCGTCGTCACCACCTGGGCACCGGGGTCGTCCTGGTGCTCGTGGGTGGGGTGCTCGGCACCCTCGCGCGCTACGGGGTCGAGTCGCTCCTGCCGCCGAGGTCGGGCTGGCCGTGGGGCACCCTCACCGCCAACGTGACCGGGGCCTTCGCCCTGGGCGTGCTGCTCGAGACCCTCGCCCAGCGAGGACCGGAGTCGCGGGTCGGGCGGCGCGTGCGGCTCTTCGCCGGCACCGGTGCGCTCGGTGGCTACACCACCTACAGCACGTATGCCGTCGAGACCGATCGGCTCCTCGCGGGCGGAGACGGCTTCCTCGCCGCTGCCTACGTCGGGCTGACCCTGCTCGCTGGGCTCGGCGCTGCGGCTGCGGGCGTGTGGCTGGCGGCCGGTCGGCGGGTCGTGGCGCAGGGGCGCGAGCCGGTCGACCCCGACACCGACCTCGGCGACGGCGGGGGCGGCTGATGGTGCTCGCCGTGCTCATCGGGCTGGGAGGAGGGCTGGGCGCCGCCAGTCGTTTCCTGGTCGACGACCTCGTCACGCGGCGCCGGGCCCGGGCCGGCCGGGTCGGCGGCGTGTGGGCACTACCGTGGGCGACCATCATCATCAACGTGAGCGGGTCGCTGCTCCTCGGGCTGCTGACCGGGCTCACCGCCGCCCGGGTGCTGGGCGGAGACCTCGCGGCGATCGCCGGCACCGGCTTCTGCGGTGGCTTCACGACCTTCAGCACGGCGACGGTGGAGACGCTGCGGCTGGCG
Proteins encoded in this region:
- a CDS encoding CrcB family protein, giving the protein MSGQPLSRRHHLGTGVVLVLVGGVLGTLARYGVESLLPPRSGWPWGTLTANVTGAFALGVLLETLAQRGPESRVGRRVRLFAGTGALGGYTTYSTYAVETDRLLAGGDGFLAAAYVGLTLLAGLGAAAAGVWLAAGRRVVAQGREPVDPDTDLGDGGGG
- a CDS encoding CrcB family protein, which encodes MVLAVLIGLGGGLGAASRFLVDDLVTRRRARAGRVGGVWALPWATIIINVSGSLLLGLLTGLTAARVLGGDLAAIAGTGFCGGFTTFSTATVETLRLAQRRESPLAALNAIGTTALALVAAGLGWWAAAALSP